A window from Pan paniscus chromosome 14, NHGRI_mPanPan1-v2.0_pri, whole genome shotgun sequence encodes these proteins:
- the LOC134728789 gene encoding B melanoma antigen 5-like → MAAGAVFLALSAQLLQARLMKEVSPVVSWRLEPEDGTAL, encoded by the exons ATGGCAGCCGGGGCG GTTTTTCTGGCATTGTCTGCCCAGCTGCTCCAAGCCAGGCTGATGAAGGAGGTGTCCCCTGTGGTGAGCTGGAGGTTGGAGCCTGAAGATGGCACAGCTCTGTGA